A genomic stretch from Anaerococcus mediterraneensis includes:
- a CDS encoding phage baseplate plug protein: MRYINIEKEKIPYRFEVVLADETFQFEVFYNVVGDFFSINLYKNHELVVLGEKIVYGVDLFDNLKHLPVPKVIIRPFDTTGLAKRVTYENLNEDVFLYVLDS, translated from the coding sequence ATGAGGTATATAAATATCGAAAAAGAAAAAATTCCATATAGGTTCGAGGTTGTGCTTGCTGATGAGACCTTCCAATTTGAAGTCTTCTACAATGTTGTGGGGGACTTTTTTAGTATAAACTTATATAAAAATCATGAGCTGGTAGTTTTAGGTGAAAAGATTGTTTATGGGGTTGATCTATTTGATAATCTCAAGCACTTGCCAGTCCCTAAAGTGATTATAAGACCTTTTGATACTACTGGTCTTGCTAAGCGTGTGACCTATGAAAACTTAAACGAGGATGTGTTTCTTTATGTTCTGGATTCGTGA
- a CDS encoding phage protein gives MFWIRDIEVLAGGKRFESLGENGLTISFDINFSDGKEPDVSEVVIYNLSDDSINQIKKDGYCIVNAGYKKLGNKGNILSGDIEEVTTTWQGLDKETKIKVTDGGKKWRKAKISKTYKENTKASLIMRDVINIMGYEIVEIKPKKDKVYKLGKTINGFCSDVLKMLVKDTESKMFVNKNRIVIRDQEKGFETGFVLSPESGLIGSPILNKDDTGDKSSDVSTDKEKKENKKEKKTWEVRSLLNPKIETDSLIMIKSKVLDGKYRVIKGKHTKDFETVITVEEA, from the coding sequence ATGTTCTGGATTCGTGATATAGAAGTCCTTGCAGGTGGTAAGAGGTTTGAGAGTCTAGGAGAAAATGGCTTGACTATCAGCTTTGATATAAATTTCTCTGATGGAAAAGAACCTGATGTGTCGGAGGTGGTTATATATAACCTTTCGGATGATAGCATAAACCAGATCAAAAAAGACGGATATTGCATAGTAAATGCAGGCTATAAAAAGCTTGGAAATAAGGGAAATATCTTATCTGGAGATATAGAAGAGGTGACTACCACTTGGCAAGGATTAGATAAAGAGACCAAGATAAAGGTTACTGACGGAGGAAAGAAATGGAGAAAGGCGAAGATTTCAAAGACCTATAAAGAAAATACCAAGGCGAGCCTGATTATGCGTGATGTGATAAACATTATGGGCTATGAGATTGTCGAGATTAAGCCTAAGAAAGACAAGGTATATAAGCTAGGTAAGACAATCAATGGTTTTTGTTCGGATGTCTTGAAAATGCTTGTAAAAGATACAGAAAGCAAGATGTTTGTCAATAAAAATAGGATTGTGATCCGTGATCAGGAAAAGGGCTTTGAGACGGGTTTTGTTTTAAGTCCTGAGTCTGGTCTGATCGGGTCGCCTATTCTTAACAAAGATGATACTGGGGACAAGTCTAGCGATGTATCGACTGATAAGGAGAAAAAGGAAAACAAAAAGGAAAAAAAGACTTGGGAAGTTAGGTCTTTACTCAATCCTAAAATCGAGACTGATTCCTTGATTATGATTAAGAGTAAGGTTTTAGATGGTAAATATAGGGTGATTAAGGGCAAGCATACCAAGGATTTTGAGACAGTTATCACTGTAGAGGAGGCATGA
- a CDS encoding DUF2634 domain-containing protein produces the protein MTYKHTFEMIGGDIVVDGDLKLVKGQEELRQNIENRLSVNKNEWFLNLGLGLDYADISGKGITDKEIELAIRECCLQDSRIKEVREVKVSRDSRLRTADIDITIIDKEENAIYLKEVVDIG, from the coding sequence ATGACGTACAAGCATACTTTTGAGATGATAGGTGGTGATATAGTTGTCGATGGAGATTTAAAGCTTGTAAAAGGGCAGGAGGAGCTAAGACAAAATATAGAAAATCGCTTGTCGGTAAATAAAAATGAATGGTTTTTAAATCTTGGTCTTGGTCTTGATTATGCGGACATATCTGGAAAAGGTATCACGGATAAAGAGATTGAACTTGCGATTCGTGAGTGTTGTCTGCAAGATTCGAGGATCAAGGAAGTAAGAGAGGTAAAAGTTAGTCGAGATAGCAGGTTAAGGACAGCTGATATTGATATAACAATTATTGATAAAGAAGAAAATGCCATCTACTTGAAGGAGGTGGTTGATATTGGATAA
- a CDS encoding baseplate J/gp47 family protein: MDKEIMRISDGKYGVTEYGFRRKLYSEALQERITRAKRVFGVNIDTSETSFLGKFIRNAAWDEAILWEEIEKVYKSAFVGDAEGSNLDGVGQYLTITRRPATRAKGTVKFSGKDDTLIPAGFRVGTADGRIYETIDDGLIKSGEVEISVRSIGAGKKYNANVGEVVEIINPTFGIDKVINLVPIEGGLDIETDQEFRERYKKSYSRGGGSTLPALTAAILDIDDVVDAEIRENTTMETIDGIPPKSVACYVFGGTDDEIADTIYKNKPAGIQAYGEIVKNIEDTKGNRHRIGFTRARTDEIYLKVSLKKGEDYKGDEAVKRAIINYIGGTDDDGIAYNGLKLGKDVILSKVIGSMMCLGGVDDVIVKMGKDKKNLDEKSITIDSRSIARTRPESIEIAYV; this comes from the coding sequence TTGGATAAGGAAATTATGCGTATAAGTGATGGTAAGTATGGAGTCACTGAGTACGGTTTTAGGAGAAAATTATATAGTGAAGCCTTACAGGAGCGAATTACAAGGGCAAAGAGGGTTTTCGGTGTCAATATTGATACATCGGAAACCTCTTTTCTTGGGAAATTTATAAGAAATGCCGCTTGGGATGAGGCTATCCTATGGGAGGAAATCGAAAAGGTCTATAAGTCGGCTTTTGTCGGTGATGCGGAAGGATCTAACCTTGATGGAGTCGGTCAATACCTAACGATCACGAGGAGGCCTGCGACTAGGGCGAAAGGGACTGTAAAATTTAGCGGTAAAGATGATACTTTGATCCCTGCTGGTTTTAGGGTCGGTACTGCTGATGGGCGTATATATGAGACGATCGATGATGGTCTGATAAAATCTGGAGAGGTTGAAATCTCTGTAAGGTCGATCGGTGCTGGCAAGAAATATAATGCCAATGTCGGTGAGGTTGTTGAAATAATCAATCCTACCTTTGGTATAGATAAGGTGATCAACCTTGTACCTATCGAGGGTGGTCTAGATATAGAAACTGACCAAGAATTTAGAGAAAGATATAAAAAATCCTATTCTAGAGGTGGAGGATCTACCCTACCTGCTTTGACTGCTGCAATTTTAGATATAGACGATGTTGTAGATGCGGAAATTAGAGAAAATACAACTATGGAGACCATCGACGGAATACCTCCAAAGTCGGTTGCTTGTTATGTGTTTGGTGGTACGGATGATGAGATAGCGGATACCATATACAAAAATAAACCAGCGGGCATACAAGCTTATGGCGAGATAGTGAAAAATATCGAGGATACCAAGGGAAATAGACATAGGATAGGCTTTACAAGGGCTAGGACTGATGAAATATACCTTAAGGTCAGCCTAAAAAAAGGCGAGGACTATAAAGGAGATGAGGCGGTCAAGCGTGCAATTATAAATTATATAGGTGGTACAGATGATGACGGTATAGCCTATAATGGTTTAAAACTTGGTAAAGATGTGATCTTATCAAAGGTTATAGGGTCTATGATGTGTCTAGGTGGTGTCGATGATGTGATAGTCAAGATGGGAAAAGATAAGAAAAATCTTGATGAGAAATCTATCACCATTGATAGCAGGTCGATAGCACGAACAAGACCAGAAAGTATAGAGATTGCCTATGTATAA